One stretch of Lucilia cuprina isolate Lc7/37 chromosome 6, ASM2204524v1, whole genome shotgun sequence DNA includes these proteins:
- the LOC111681630 gene encoding kinesin-like protein unc-104 isoform X14 has translation MSSVKVAVRVRPFNSREISRESKCIIEMFDGTTTAITNPKVPPNSSEAIKRFNFDYSYWSHNPKDPDFSTQAMVYKDIGEEMLQHSFDGYNVCIFAYGQTGAGKSYTMMGKQEEHQEGIIPMICKDLFNRIRSTETGELKYSVEVSYMEIYCERVRDLLNPKNKGNLRVREHPLLGPYVEDLSKLAVTSYEDIHDLIDEGNKARTVAATNMNETSSRSHAVFTIFFTQRRHDTMTDLITEKVSKISLVDLAGSERADSTGAKGTRLKEGANINKSLTTLGKVISALAEIASKSKKSKKADFIPYRDSVLTWLLRENLGGNSKTAMIAAISPADINYDETLSTLRYADRAKQIVCKAVVNEDANAKLIRELKEEIQKLRDLLKAEGIEVQEEDEIKAGGGGGGAVVGSVGTGANNMKSPTNGRNRNGSTTEMAVDQLQASEKLIAELNETWEEKLKRTEEIRLQREAVFAEMGVAVKEDGITVGVFSPKKTPHLVNLNEDPNLSECLLYYIKDGITRLGTHEANVPQDIQLSGSHILKEHCTFENRNNAVTLIPHKDALVYLNGRKLVEPEILRTGSRVILGKNHVFRFTNPEQAREIREKITENAENENEKCDTQEVDWNFAQCELLEKQGIDLKAEMQKRLDVLEEQYKREKLQADQEFEEQRKSYEARIDALQKQVEEQSMTMSMYSSYTPEDLQDEEVYSNPPYESCWTAREAGLAAWAFRKWRYHQFTSLRDDLWGNAIFLKEANAISVELKKKVQFQFTLLTDTLYSPLPPELASAVSPLQTEDEFGSPPVSKTLVAVEVTDTKNGATHYWSLEKLRQRLELMREMYHNEAELSPTSPDYNVESLTGGDPFYDRFPWFRMVGRSFVYLSNLLYPVPLVHKVAIVNERGDVRGYLRIAVQPVLDEESLDFNNGVKQSARLIFNEDDAKPKYRSLNEKDDVQRYIDNGGMDSKLEELGDADSGRGIDSNSASECQETQDEPGEHLQVGKEFTFRVTVLQATGIGAEYADIFCQFNFLHRHEEAFSTEPVKNSAGDRLGFYHVQNITVPVTKSFIDYLKTQPIMFKVFGHYQTHPLHKDAKQEFVSRPPPRRMLPPSIPISQPVRSPKFGPLPCPPSSTVLAKHDVLVWFEICELAPNGEYVPAVVEHSDDLPCRGLFLLHQGIQRRIRITIVHEPTPEVKWKDIRELVVGRIRNTPESSEDDEDSCVLSLGLFPGEVLEVPGDDRSFFRFEAAWDSSLHNSALLNRVSQGGETVYITLSAYLELENCARPAIITKDLSMIIYGRDARTGPRSLKHLFSGQYRNPEANRLSGVYELSLRRASDAGSPGVQRRQRRVLDTSSTYVRGEENLHGWRPRGDSLIFDHQWELEKLTRLEEVGRVRHLLLLRERLGMDTNPNPTTKTEKDVCNLAAKAATSPVHMVIPPSPQTPVKDPQQIMPEREYNEREKELMMKCLKLVQGRYQKSENSDNQTQSDVSPSDEGCADMTVSCISSNSMELCSPDRADAPNGWEAPAPATQPALPLRLYVPELEEIRVSPVVARKGLLNVLEHGGSGWKKRWVIVRRPYVFIYKSEKDPVERAVLNLGTAQVECSEDQAAMVKIPNTFSVVTKHRGYLLQTLGDKEVHDWLYAINPLLAGQIRSRLARRTQESASQTASQIQATTATNTGANNK, from the exons CCATAACAAATCCGAAAGTTCCACCCAATTCCAGTGAAGCAATAAAACGTTTCAATTTCGATTATTCCTATTGGTCACATAAT CCCAAAGATCCTGACTTTTCCACACAGGCTATGGTCTATAAAGATATAGGCGAAGAAATGTTACAGCATTCCTTTGATGGCTATAATGTGTGTATATTTGCTTATGGCCAGACTGGTGCTGGTAAATCTTATACCATGATGGGTAAACAGGAAGAACATCAAGAGGGTATAATACCCATGATCTGTAAAGATCTATTTAATCGTATACGTTCCACAGAGACGGGAGAATTGAAATATTCG GTTGAGGTTTCTTATATGGAAATCTATTGTGAACGAGTACGTGATTTGCTAAATCCCAAAAATAAGGGTAATTTACGTGTACGTGAACATCCTTTATTGGGCCCCTATGTAGAGGATCTCTCCAAATTGGCCGTTACTAGTTATGAAGATATACACGATCTCATAGATGAGGGTAATAAGGCTCGTACAGTGGCCGCCACTAACATGAACGAGACCAGTTCTCGTTCTCATGCTGTCTTCACTATATTCTTTACCCAAAGACGTCATGACACCATGACCGATTTGATTACCGAAAAAGTGTCGAAAATCAGTTTAGTCGATTTGGCCGGTTCCGAAAGAGCCGATTCGACTGGAGCCAAGGGTACACGTCTTAAGGAAGGTGCTAACATCAATAAATCTCTAACAACATTGGGCAAAGTTATTTCCGCTCTAGCCGAAATT GCTTCCAAaagtaaaaaatcgaaaaaagccGATTTTATACCTTATCGTGACTCGGTTTTAACCTGGTTGCTGCGCGAAAACTTAGGTGGTAATTCTAAAACTGCTATGATAGCTGCTATATCACCTGCTGATATTAATTATGATGAGACTTTAAGTACTTTGAG ATATGCCGATCGTGCTAAACAAATTGTTTGCAAAGCTGTGGTCAATGAAGATGCCAATGCTAAACTTATACGCGAACTTAAggaagaaatacaaaaattacgcGATCTTTTGAAGGCCGAGGGCATTGAAGTCCAAGAAg AAGATGAAATTAAAGCTGGTGGCGGTGGAGGAGGTGCTGTGGTGGGCAGTGTAGGAACGGGTGCAAATAATATGAAATCGCCCACTAATGGTCGCAATCGTAATGGTTCTACCACTGAAATGGCCGTAGATCAATTGCAGGCTAGCGAGAAATTGATAGCGG AATTAAACGAAACGTGGGAGGAAAAACTTAAACGTACCGAAGAAATACGCTTACAGCGAGAGGCGGTCTTTGCCGAAATGGGCGTGGCTGTTAAAGAAGATGGCATAACTGTGGGTGTTTTCTCTCCAAAGAAAACTCCTCATTTAGTTAATTTGAATGAAGATCCTAATCTATCCGAATGTCTACTCTACTATATTAAAGATGGCATTACACGTTTGGGTACCCATGAGGCTAATGTACCCCAAGATATACAGCTATCCGGATCGCATATTTTAAAAGAGCATTGCACTTTTGAGAATCGTAATAATGCAGTAACTCTTATACCCCATAAAGATGCTTTGGTTTATTTGAATGGACGCAAATTGGTGGAACCGGAAATATTGCGTACTGGTTCTCGTGTTATTTTGGGCAAGAATCATGTATTCCGTTTCACTAATCCCGAGCAGGCACGTGAGATACGTGAGAAAATCACCGAGAATGCCGAAAATGAAAATGAGAAATGTGATACGCAGGAAGTGGATTGGAATTTTGCACAGTGTGAGTTATTGGAAAAGCAGGGTATTGATTTGAAGGCTGAAATGCAAAAGCGTTTAGATGTTTTGGAAGAACAGTATAAAAGGGAAAAATTGCAGGCCGATCAAGAGTTTGAGGAACAGCGTAAA TCTTATGAGGCTCGCATTGATGCTTTACAAAAACAAGTAGAAGAACAGTCTATGACCATGTCCATGTATAGCAGCTACACTCCCGAGGATTTGCAAGATGAGGAAGTTTATT cCAATCCTCCCTATGAATCTTGTTGGACTGCCCGTGAGGCTGGCTTGGCTGCTTGGGCTTTTCGCAAATGGCGTTATCATCAATTCACCTCTTTGCGTGATGATCTCTGGGGAAATGCCATCTTTCTCAAAGAGGCTAATGCCATTTCTGTGGAATTGAAAAAGAAAGTTCAATTTCAATTTACTCTACTAACCGATACACTATACTCTCCTTTGCCGCCTGAGTTAGCCTCAGCCGTTTCTCCTTTACAAACTGAGGATGAGTTTGGTTCACCACCGGTGTCCAAGACTTTGGTGGCAGTTGAGGTAACTGATACCAAAAATGGTGCCACTCATTATTGGTCTTTGGAGAAATTGCg ACAACGTCTTGAATTGATGCGTGAAATGTATCATAATGAAGCTGAACTTAGTCCCACTTCACCCGATTACAATGTCGAGTCTCTAACTGGTGGTGATCCCTTCTATGATCGTTTCCCCTGGTTCCGTATGGTGGGTAGATCATTTGTTTATCTCAGTAATCTATTGTATCCCGTACCATTGGTCCATAAAGTGGCCATTGTTAATGAGAGAGGAGATGTACGCGGTTATTTGCGTATAGCTGTACAACCGGTTTTG GATGAGGAGTCTTTGGACTTTAATAATGGTGTTAAACAGTCGGCTCGTTTGATTTTCAACGAAGATGATGCTAAACCCAAATATCGGTCTTTAAACGAGAAAGATGATGTTCAACGTTATATCGATAATGGTGGTATGGATTCGAAATTAGAAg AACTTGGAGATGCAGATTCTGGACGTGGTATTGATTCTAATTCAGCCTCTGAGTGCCAGGAAACACAAGATGAACCCGGTGAACATTTGCAAGTGGGTAAAGAGTTTACATTCCGTGTTACGGTCCTACAGGCCACTGGTATTGGAGCCGAATATGCCGATATATTCTGTCAGTTTAA ctttttacATCGTCATGAGGAGGCTTTCTCTACGGAACCGGTTAAGAATTCTGCTGGCGATCGTTTGGGTTTCTATCATGTACAAAAT ATAACTGTACCCGTTACGAAATCTTTCATTGATTATTTGAAAACTCAACCGATTATGTTTAAAGTGTTCGGTCATTATCAAACACATCCTTTGCATAAGGATGCTAAACAAGAGTTTGTTTCTAGACCACCACCAAGACGCATGTTACCACCAAGTATACCGATATCGCAACCAGTACGTAGTCCCAAATTTGGTCCACTACCTTGTCCTCCATCCTCTACGGTATTGGCGAAACATGATGTTTTGGTATGGTTTGAAATATGTGAACTAGCACCCAATGGTGAATATGTGCCAGCG gttGTTGAACATAGCGATGATCTTCCTTGCCGTGGTCTATTCCTTTTGCATCAAGGCATTCAAAGACGTATACGCATAACCATTGTTCATGAGCCTACACCTGAGGTTAAGTGGAAAGATATTCGTGAATTGGTGGTGGGACGTATACGTAATACTCCCGAGTCATCGGAAGATGATGAAGACTCTTGTGTTTTGTCTTTGGGTCTATTTCCCGGTGAGGTTTTAGAAGTACCCGGTGATGATCGTTCATTCTTTAGATTTGAGGCTGCCTGGGATTCTAGTCTTCATAATTCGGCTCTTTTGAATCGTGTTTCTCAGGGTGGTGAAACTGTTTACATTACTTTGAGCGCCTATTTGGAG TTGGAGAACTGTGCTCGTCCTGCTATCATAACCAAAGATTTAAGCATGATTATTTATGGTCGCGATGCTCGTACTGGTCCACGCTCTTTGAAACATCTCTTCTCTGGTCAATATCGTAATCCAGAGGCAAATCGTTTGTCTGGAGTTTATGAATTATCTTTGAGAAGAGCATCAGATGCAGGTAGTCCAg GTGTCCAACGTCGTCAGCGACGTGTACTCGATACCAGCTCAACTTATGTACGCGGTGAGGAAAATCTTCATGGCTGGCGTCCACGTGGCGATTCTCTAATCTTTGATCATCAATGGGAATTAGAGAAATTGACACGTCTCGAAGAAGTGGGACGTGTACGTCATTTATTGTTATTACGCGAACGTTTGGGTATGGATACAAATCCAAATCCTACAACAAAAACCGAAAAAGATGTTTGTAATTTGGCAGCCAAAGCGGCTACATCACCAGTACACATGGTTATACCACCATCACCACAGACACCCGTTAAGGATCCACAACAAATAATGCCCGAACGTGAATATAATGAACGTGAAAAGGAACTAATGATGAAATGTTTGAAATTGGTGCAGG GACGTTatcaaaaatctgaaaattccGATAACCAAACTCAATCGGATGTTTCACCCAGTGATGAGGGCTGTGCTGATATGACAGTCAGTTGCATATCCAGCAATTCCATGGA gcTATGCTCTCCTGATCGTGCTGACGCTCCCAATGGCTGGGAAGCTCCTGCTCCCGCCACACAACCAGCTCTCCCTCTTCGTTTGTATGTACCCGAATTGGAAGAAATTCGTGTTAGTCCTGTGGTGGCACGCAAGGGTCTTTTGAACGTTTTGGAACATGGCGGCTCGGGCTGGAAGAAACGTTGGGTG ATTGTACGTCGTCCTTATGTTTTCATTTACAAATCCGAAAAGGATCCTGTAGAACGAGCTGTCTTAAATTTGGGTACAGCTCAAGTTGAATGCAGTGAAGATCAAGCAGCTATGGTTAAAATACCAAATACATTTag CGTGGTCACCAAACATCGTGGTTATCTGTTACAAACCTTAGGCGACAAGGAAGTACACGATTGGTTATATGCCATTAATCCATTATTAGCTGGACAAATAAG ATCTCGTTTAGCTAGACGCACACAAGAGTCGGCTTCACAAACAGCCTCTCAAATACAAGCAACAACCGCTACAAATACAGGTGCGAATAATAAATGA
- the LOC111681630 gene encoding kinesin-like protein unc-104 isoform X6: MSSVKVAVRVRPFNSREISRESKCIIEMFDGTTTAITNPKVPPNSSEAIKRFNFDYSYWSHNPKDPDFSTQAMVYKDIGEEMLQHSFDGYNVCIFAYGQTGAGKSYTMMGKQEEHQEGIIPMICKDLFNRIRSTETGELKYSVEVSYMEIYCERVRDLLNPKNKGNLRVREHPLLGPYVEDLSKLAVTSYEDIHDLIDEGNKARTVAATNMNETSSRSHAVFTIFFTQRRHDTMTDLITEKVSKISLVDLAGSERADSTGAKGTRLKEGANINKSLTTLGKVISALAEISASKSKKSKKADFIPYRDSVLTWLLRENLGGNSKTAMIAAISPADINYDETLSTLRYADRAKQIVCKAVVNEDANAKLIRELKEEIQKLRDLLKAEGIEVQEGPDGKVVCEKRDTNKDEIKAGGGGGGAVVGSVGTGANNMKSPTNGRNRNGSTTEMAVDQLQASEKLIAELNETWEEKLKRTEEIRLQREAVFAEMGVAVKEDGITVGVFSPKKTPHLVNLNEDPNLSECLLYYIKDGITRLGTHEANVPQDIQLSGSHILKEHCTFENRNNAVTLIPHKDALVYLNGRKLVEPEILRTGSRVILGKNHVFRFTNPEQAREIREKITENAENENEKCDTQEVDWNFAQCELLEKQGIDLKAEMQKRLDVLEEQYKREKLQADQEFEEQRKSYEARIDALQKQVEEQSMTMSMYSSYTPEDLQDEEVYSNPPYESCWTAREAGLAAWAFRKWRYHQFTSLRDDLWGNAIFLKEANAISVELKKKVQFQFTLLTDTLYSPLPPELASAVSPLQTEDEFGSPPVSKTLVAVEVTDTKNGATHYWSLEKLRYRLEMMRQIYNVESPPSSMLYDTSALNDVQLQNSSCISLNPSNTFNIVTTSTNTTSFTTHSNATTTTNTTTSNNTAAILSSATANLYESGLSNLQELTRNCHLGQNIVVVPTKQSTINATTKSILSKSNNSSPSRLSLANLMPSRQRLELMREMYHNEAELSPTSPDYNVESLTGGDPFYDRFPWFRMVGRSFVYLSNLLYPVPLVHKVAIVNERGDVRGYLRIAVQPVLDEESLDFNNGVKQSARLIFNEDDAKPKYRSLNEKDDVQRYIDNGGMDSKLEELGDADSGRGIDSNSASECQETQDEPGEHLQVGKEFTFRVTVLQATGIGAEYADIFCQFNFLHRHEEAFSTEPVKNSAGDRLGFYHVQNITVPVTKSFIDYLKTQPIMFKVFGHYQTHPLHKDAKQEFVSRPPPRRMLPPSIPISQPVRSPKFGPLPCPPSSTVLAKHDVLVWFEICELAPNGEYVPAVVEHSDDLPCRGLFLLHQGIQRRIRITIVHEPTPEVKWKDIRELVVGRIRNTPESSEDDEDSCVLSLGLFPGEVLEVPGDDRSFFRFEAAWDSSLHNSALLNRVSQGGETVYITLSAYLELENCARPAIITKDLSMIIYGRDARTGPRSLKHLFSGQYRNPEANRLSGVYELSLRRASDAGSPGVQRRQRRVLDTSSTYVRGEENLHGWRPRGDSLIFDHQWELEKLTRLEEVGRVRHLLLLRERLGMDTNPNPTTKTEKDVCNLAAKAATSPVHMVIPPSPQTPVKDPQQIMPEREYNEREKELMMKCLKLVQGRYQKSENSDNQTQSDVSPSDEGCADMTVSCISSNSMERRLCSPDRADAPNGWEAPAPATQPALPLRLYVPELEEIRVSPVVARKGLLNVLEHGGSGWKKRWVIVRRPYVFIYKSEKDPVERAVLNLGTAQVECSEDQAAMVKIPNTFSVVTKHRGYLLQTLGDKEVHDWLYAINPLLAGQIRSRLARRTQESASQTASQIQATTATNTGANNK; encoded by the exons CCATAACAAATCCGAAAGTTCCACCCAATTCCAGTGAAGCAATAAAACGTTTCAATTTCGATTATTCCTATTGGTCACATAAT CCCAAAGATCCTGACTTTTCCACACAGGCTATGGTCTATAAAGATATAGGCGAAGAAATGTTACAGCATTCCTTTGATGGCTATAATGTGTGTATATTTGCTTATGGCCAGACTGGTGCTGGTAAATCTTATACCATGATGGGTAAACAGGAAGAACATCAAGAGGGTATAATACCCATGATCTGTAAAGATCTATTTAATCGTATACGTTCCACAGAGACGGGAGAATTGAAATATTCG GTTGAGGTTTCTTATATGGAAATCTATTGTGAACGAGTACGTGATTTGCTAAATCCCAAAAATAAGGGTAATTTACGTGTACGTGAACATCCTTTATTGGGCCCCTATGTAGAGGATCTCTCCAAATTGGCCGTTACTAGTTATGAAGATATACACGATCTCATAGATGAGGGTAATAAGGCTCGTACAGTGGCCGCCACTAACATGAACGAGACCAGTTCTCGTTCTCATGCTGTCTTCACTATATTCTTTACCCAAAGACGTCATGACACCATGACCGATTTGATTACCGAAAAAGTGTCGAAAATCAGTTTAGTCGATTTGGCCGGTTCCGAAAGAGCCGATTCGACTGGAGCCAAGGGTACACGTCTTAAGGAAGGTGCTAACATCAATAAATCTCTAACAACATTGGGCAAAGTTATTTCCGCTCTAGCCGAAATT TCT GCTTCCAAaagtaaaaaatcgaaaaaagccGATTTTATACCTTATCGTGACTCGGTTTTAACCTGGTTGCTGCGCGAAAACTTAGGTGGTAATTCTAAAACTGCTATGATAGCTGCTATATCACCTGCTGATATTAATTATGATGAGACTTTAAGTACTTTGAG ATATGCCGATCGTGCTAAACAAATTGTTTGCAAAGCTGTGGTCAATGAAGATGCCAATGCTAAACTTATACGCGAACTTAAggaagaaatacaaaaattacgcGATCTTTTGAAGGCCGAGGGCATTGAAGTCCAAGAAg GGCCTGATGGCAAAGTGGTTTGTGAAAAACGAGATACAAATA AAGATGAAATTAAAGCTGGTGGCGGTGGAGGAGGTGCTGTGGTGGGCAGTGTAGGAACGGGTGCAAATAATATGAAATCGCCCACTAATGGTCGCAATCGTAATGGTTCTACCACTGAAATGGCCGTAGATCAATTGCAGGCTAGCGAGAAATTGATAGCGG AATTAAACGAAACGTGGGAGGAAAAACTTAAACGTACCGAAGAAATACGCTTACAGCGAGAGGCGGTCTTTGCCGAAATGGGCGTGGCTGTTAAAGAAGATGGCATAACTGTGGGTGTTTTCTCTCCAAAGAAAACTCCTCATTTAGTTAATTTGAATGAAGATCCTAATCTATCCGAATGTCTACTCTACTATATTAAAGATGGCATTACACGTTTGGGTACCCATGAGGCTAATGTACCCCAAGATATACAGCTATCCGGATCGCATATTTTAAAAGAGCATTGCACTTTTGAGAATCGTAATAATGCAGTAACTCTTATACCCCATAAAGATGCTTTGGTTTATTTGAATGGACGCAAATTGGTGGAACCGGAAATATTGCGTACTGGTTCTCGTGTTATTTTGGGCAAGAATCATGTATTCCGTTTCACTAATCCCGAGCAGGCACGTGAGATACGTGAGAAAATCACCGAGAATGCCGAAAATGAAAATGAGAAATGTGATACGCAGGAAGTGGATTGGAATTTTGCACAGTGTGAGTTATTGGAAAAGCAGGGTATTGATTTGAAGGCTGAAATGCAAAAGCGTTTAGATGTTTTGGAAGAACAGTATAAAAGGGAAAAATTGCAGGCCGATCAAGAGTTTGAGGAACAGCGTAAA TCTTATGAGGCTCGCATTGATGCTTTACAAAAACAAGTAGAAGAACAGTCTATGACCATGTCCATGTATAGCAGCTACACTCCCGAGGATTTGCAAGATGAGGAAGTTTATT cCAATCCTCCCTATGAATCTTGTTGGACTGCCCGTGAGGCTGGCTTGGCTGCTTGGGCTTTTCGCAAATGGCGTTATCATCAATTCACCTCTTTGCGTGATGATCTCTGGGGAAATGCCATCTTTCTCAAAGAGGCTAATGCCATTTCTGTGGAATTGAAAAAGAAAGTTCAATTTCAATTTACTCTACTAACCGATACACTATACTCTCCTTTGCCGCCTGAGTTAGCCTCAGCCGTTTCTCCTTTACAAACTGAGGATGAGTTTGGTTCACCACCGGTGTCCAAGACTTTGGTGGCAGTTGAGGTAACTGATACCAAAAATGGTGCCACTCATTATTGGTCTTTGGAGAAATTGCg TTATCGTTTGGAAATGATGCGACAAATTTATAATGTGGAATCACCACCATCATCAATGCTCTATGATACGTCAGCTCTAAATGATGTACAATTACAAAATTCTTCTTGTATTTCTCTGAATCCTTCCAACACTTTCAACATCGTCACAACTTCAACTAATACAACTTCGTTTACAACACATTCTAatgctactactactactaataCTACTACTAGTAATAATACAGCTGCTATCTTATCCTCAGCTACTGCTAATTTATATGAAAGTGGTCTTTCTAATTTACAAGAATTAACTAGAAATTGTCATTTGGGACAGAATATTGTTGTTGTGCCAACGAAACAATCAACCATTAATGCGACAACAAAATCCATATTATCGAAATCAAACAACAGTTCACCATCCCGTTTGTCATTGGCAAATCTTATGCCTTCTAG ACAACGTCTTGAATTGATGCGTGAAATGTATCATAATGAAGCTGAACTTAGTCCCACTTCACCCGATTACAATGTCGAGTCTCTAACTGGTGGTGATCCCTTCTATGATCGTTTCCCCTGGTTCCGTATGGTGGGTAGATCATTTGTTTATCTCAGTAATCTATTGTATCCCGTACCATTGGTCCATAAAGTGGCCATTGTTAATGAGAGAGGAGATGTACGCGGTTATTTGCGTATAGCTGTACAACCGGTTTTG GATGAGGAGTCTTTGGACTTTAATAATGGTGTTAAACAGTCGGCTCGTTTGATTTTCAACGAAGATGATGCTAAACCCAAATATCGGTCTTTAAACGAGAAAGATGATGTTCAACGTTATATCGATAATGGTGGTATGGATTCGAAATTAGAAg AACTTGGAGATGCAGATTCTGGACGTGGTATTGATTCTAATTCAGCCTCTGAGTGCCAGGAAACACAAGATGAACCCGGTGAACATTTGCAAGTGGGTAAAGAGTTTACATTCCGTGTTACGGTCCTACAGGCCACTGGTATTGGAGCCGAATATGCCGATATATTCTGTCAGTTTAA ctttttacATCGTCATGAGGAGGCTTTCTCTACGGAACCGGTTAAGAATTCTGCTGGCGATCGTTTGGGTTTCTATCATGTACAAAAT ATAACTGTACCCGTTACGAAATCTTTCATTGATTATTTGAAAACTCAACCGATTATGTTTAAAGTGTTCGGTCATTATCAAACACATCCTTTGCATAAGGATGCTAAACAAGAGTTTGTTTCTAGACCACCACCAAGACGCATGTTACCACCAAGTATACCGATATCGCAACCAGTACGTAGTCCCAAATTTGGTCCACTACCTTGTCCTCCATCCTCTACGGTATTGGCGAAACATGATGTTTTGGTATGGTTTGAAATATGTGAACTAGCACCCAATGGTGAATATGTGCCAGCG gttGTTGAACATAGCGATGATCTTCCTTGCCGTGGTCTATTCCTTTTGCATCAAGGCATTCAAAGACGTATACGCATAACCATTGTTCATGAGCCTACACCTGAGGTTAAGTGGAAAGATATTCGTGAATTGGTGGTGGGACGTATACGTAATACTCCCGAGTCATCGGAAGATGATGAAGACTCTTGTGTTTTGTCTTTGGGTCTATTTCCCGGTGAGGTTTTAGAAGTACCCGGTGATGATCGTTCATTCTTTAGATTTGAGGCTGCCTGGGATTCTAGTCTTCATAATTCGGCTCTTTTGAATCGTGTTTCTCAGGGTGGTGAAACTGTTTACATTACTTTGAGCGCCTATTTGGAG TTGGAGAACTGTGCTCGTCCTGCTATCATAACCAAAGATTTAAGCATGATTATTTATGGTCGCGATGCTCGTACTGGTCCACGCTCTTTGAAACATCTCTTCTCTGGTCAATATCGTAATCCAGAGGCAAATCGTTTGTCTGGAGTTTATGAATTATCTTTGAGAAGAGCATCAGATGCAGGTAGTCCAg GTGTCCAACGTCGTCAGCGACGTGTACTCGATACCAGCTCAACTTATGTACGCGGTGAGGAAAATCTTCATGGCTGGCGTCCACGTGGCGATTCTCTAATCTTTGATCATCAATGGGAATTAGAGAAATTGACACGTCTCGAAGAAGTGGGACGTGTACGTCATTTATTGTTATTACGCGAACGTTTGGGTATGGATACAAATCCAAATCCTACAACAAAAACCGAAAAAGATGTTTGTAATTTGGCAGCCAAAGCGGCTACATCACCAGTACACATGGTTATACCACCATCACCACAGACACCCGTTAAGGATCCACAACAAATAATGCCCGAACGTGAATATAATGAACGTGAAAAGGAACTAATGATGAAATGTTTGAAATTGGTGCAGG GACGTTatcaaaaatctgaaaattccGATAACCAAACTCAATCGGATGTTTCACCCAGTGATGAGGGCTGTGCTGATATGACAGTCAGTTGCATATCCAGCAATTCCATGGA AAGAag gcTATGCTCTCCTGATCGTGCTGACGCTCCCAATGGCTGGGAAGCTCCTGCTCCCGCCACACAACCAGCTCTCCCTCTTCGTTTGTATGTACCCGAATTGGAAGAAATTCGTGTTAGTCCTGTGGTGGCACGCAAGGGTCTTTTGAACGTTTTGGAACATGGCGGCTCGGGCTGGAAGAAACGTTGGGTG ATTGTACGTCGTCCTTATGTTTTCATTTACAAATCCGAAAAGGATCCTGTAGAACGAGCTGTCTTAAATTTGGGTACAGCTCAAGTTGAATGCAGTGAAGATCAAGCAGCTATGGTTAAAATACCAAATACATTTag CGTGGTCACCAAACATCGTGGTTATCTGTTACAAACCTTAGGCGACAAGGAAGTACACGATTGGTTATATGCCATTAATCCATTATTAGCTGGACAAATAAG ATCTCGTTTAGCTAGACGCACACAAGAGTCGGCTTCACAAACAGCCTCTCAAATACAAGCAACAACCGCTACAAATACAGGTGCGAATAATAAATGA